The following coding sequences are from one Candidatus Omnitrophota bacterium window:
- a CDS encoding HigA family addiction module antitoxin: MKMFNPPHPGEIIKNLCLEPLGLSVTETAKALGVSRKTLSSLLNRRTGISPEMAIRLSMAFDVTAESWLNQQAQYDLWKAEQSRGKLRVKRLSAV; this comes from the coding sequence ATGAAAATGTTCAATCCACCCCATCCGGGAGAGATTATAAAAAATCTATGCCTGGAACCGCTTGGCTTATCCGTAACCGAAACCGCCAAAGCTCTGGGCGTAAGCCGTAAGACATTATCGAGTCTTCTCAATAGACGCACGGGAATAAGCCCTGAGATGGCAATTCGCCTATCCATGGCGTTTGACGTTACGGCGGAAAGCTGGCTAAATCAACAAGCGCAATACGATCTCTGGAAGGCGGAACAGAGCCGGGGAAAATTGCGAGTCAAGCGTCTATCGGCTGTTTGA